The proteins below come from a single Rosa rugosa chromosome 2, drRosRugo1.1, whole genome shotgun sequence genomic window:
- the LOC133734220 gene encoding uncharacterized protein LOC133734220, with the protein MRPFSQSWTYRFETFVFVIQVQPGHTILVHAAAGGVGSLLYQWANALGATVIGTVPTQEKASQAKEDGCHHVIIYKVEDFVARVIEITSGNGVEVVYDSVGKDTFEGSLRCLKFRGYMVSFGQSSGAPDPVPLSALSVKSLFLTRPTLFHYTATRDELLENAGEVFANVDKGTLRVRVNHTYPLLVAWIMSRLSRMLEILVAVVLHVFC; encoded by the exons ATGAGGCCCTTTAGTCAATCCTGGACATACAGATTTGAAACTTTTGTTTTTGTCATAcaagtccaacctggacacacGATCCTCGTACATGCAGCAGCTGGTGGAGTCGGATCCCTTTTATACCAGTGGGCTAATGCCCTTGGTGCCACTGTCATCGGAACTGTGCCAACTCAAGAGAAGGCATCTCAAGCCAAGGAAGATGGCTGTCACCATGTCATAATCTATAAGGTTGAGGACTTTGTTGCTCGTGTGATTGAAATAACATCTGGCAATGGGGTTGAAGTTGTCTATGATTCTGTAGGGAAGGATACGTTTGAG GGATCACTGAGATGCTTGAAGTTTCGTGGATACATGGTGAGTTTTGGGCAGTCATCAGGTGCACCAGATCCGGTTCCTCTATCAGCTCTTTCAGTGAAGTCACTGTTCTTGACCAGGCCTACCCTCTTCCATTACACAGCTACTCGAGATGAATTATTAGAGAATGCAGGAGAGGTATTTGCTAATGTTGATAAAGGTACATTGCGGGTTCGAGTAAATCACACCTACCCATTGTTGGTTGCTTGGATTATGTCAAGGTTGTCCAGAATGCTTGAAattttggttgctgttgttttACATGTCTTTTGTTGA